One window of Candidatus Rickettsiella isopodorum genomic DNA carries:
- a CDS encoding FeoA family protein, translated as MITESIPLTQLRPGQSATVVGFSSDIAPPCRKLLQHLGITRQITITLIRRAPLGDPLQLQILGSQFSLRASEACHIYVEYSN; from the coding sequence ATGATCACGGAGTCTATACCCCTCACTCAATTGCGTCCGGGACAATCTGCGACTGTCGTAGGCTTCAGTTCTGATATCGCACCACCCTGTCGCAAACTATTACAACATTTAGGCATTACTCGACAAATTACCATTACCTTAATTCGACGTGCCCCACTGGGAGATCCCCTACAATTACAAATATTAGGTAGCCAATTTAGTTTACGCGCTAGTGAAGCCTGTCATATTTACGTAGAATATTCAAACTAA
- a CDS encoding UDP-N-acetylmuramoyl-L-alanyl-D-glutamate--2,6-diaminopimelate ligase, whose translation MHLSQLLIGIGLSVTADPIIKGLCQDSRQVKPGDLFFAYPGLDRDGRHFIPEAIAKGAAAILFESEGNSVERSSSFIPILPLNHLTAQLGPIAARFYDYPSRYLPVIGITGTNGKTSCTHFLADSLQQLQKPCGVIGTLGNGFYGDLKPGQLTTPDAIELQQLLANFRDKQAQAVVMEVSSHRLAQQRLNGTEFSVAAFTNLTRDHLDYHESMSAYAQAKRSIFDLPGVQQAILNADDPYAQLWLTELAEQLPVYTYSLHKPQAAWPHIPQITVKKFDFNQQGLRAEIDTPWGEVFIENRFLMGPFNLSNLLLVLTILKNLHFSLAEISQVISKLKGVKGRMQAFHVPGKALVVVDYAHTPDALQQVLRALRPHCAGELYCLFGCGGDRDKGKRPLMAEIAEQEADHIILTNDNPRDEDPLQILQAIQKGFTGKKSVYREPDRQRAIAYTLATAQPTDVVLVAGKGHEAYQLINGIKYPFDDAIEVQRFLNQ comes from the coding sequence ATGCATTTAAGTCAACTATTAATAGGGATTGGTCTTTCAGTAACGGCAGATCCTATTATTAAAGGGCTTTGCCAAGATAGTCGTCAAGTAAAGCCAGGCGATCTATTCTTTGCCTATCCTGGATTGGATCGTGATGGCCGTCACTTCATACCCGAGGCGATTGCTAAAGGTGCGGCGGCTATTCTATTTGAATCGGAGGGGAATTCTGTGGAGCGGAGTTCGTCATTCATTCCTATATTACCGCTTAATCATTTAACCGCACAATTAGGACCTATAGCCGCCCGATTTTATGATTATCCGAGTCGTTATTTGCCGGTAATAGGCATTACGGGTACGAATGGTAAAACGTCCTGTACTCACTTTTTAGCGGATAGTTTGCAGCAGTTACAAAAACCTTGTGGTGTCATCGGTACCTTAGGAAATGGTTTTTATGGTGATTTAAAGCCGGGTCAATTAACCACACCGGATGCCATTGAGTTACAGCAATTGCTGGCAAATTTTCGGGATAAGCAAGCACAAGCCGTAGTGATGGAAGTGTCTTCACATCGATTAGCCCAACAGCGTTTAAATGGAACAGAATTTTCTGTTGCCGCATTTACCAATTTGACACGTGATCATCTTGATTATCATGAATCGATGAGTGCTTATGCCCAAGCTAAACGTTCTATTTTTGATTTGCCGGGTGTGCAGCAGGCAATATTAAATGCCGATGATCCTTACGCACAATTATGGTTAACTGAGCTTGCTGAACAATTACCGGTGTATACTTATTCTTTACATAAGCCACAAGCGGCATGGCCACATATTCCACAGATCACAGTAAAAAAATTTGATTTTAATCAGCAAGGTTTACGGGCAGAAATTGATACGCCCTGGGGCGAAGTATTTATCGAAAATCGATTTTTAATGGGACCGTTTAATTTAAGTAATTTGTTATTGGTTTTGACGATATTGAAAAATTTACATTTTTCTTTAGCAGAAATTTCGCAAGTGATCTCGAAGTTAAAAGGTGTAAAAGGGCGTATGCAAGCTTTTCATGTACCTGGAAAAGCCTTAGTTGTCGTAGATTATGCGCACACGCCGGATGCTTTGCAGCAAGTGTTGCGTGCTTTACGACCGCATTGTGCTGGTGAGTTATATTGTTTATTTGGTTGTGGTGGTGATCGAGATAAAGGTAAACGGCCCTTAATGGCTGAGATTGCTGAACAGGAAGCGGATCACATCATACTAACCAATGATAACCCGCGCGATGAAGATCCCTTACAAATTTTGCAAGCGATTCAAAAAGGGTTTACAGGTAAAAAATCGGTATATCGTGAACCGGATAGACAGCGTGCTATTGCTTATACCTTAGCAACCGCCCAGCCCACTGATGTGGTTTTAGTGGCGGGTAAAGGACACGAAGCGTACCAGTTGATAAATGGCATTAAGTATCCTTTTGATGATGCTATCGAAGTGCAACGTTTTTTAAATCAGTAA
- a CDS encoding UDP-N-acetylmuramoyl-tripeptide--D-alanyl-D-alanine ligase, with protein sequence MVNLVKLSTVANRLQGKLLGSDGDYIGLSLDSRCIKPHELFVAIRGEQFDGHHFIERVKQSGAAAAIVDQVIETDLPLVLVQDTRKALGELAKQHRSQFSIPVIALTGSCGKTTTKEMIRSILAEVGPVLTNFKNFNNEIGLPLTLLNLNAEHHYAVIEMGANHAGEIEYLTQITQPNVALVTNIGPAHLQGFGSMAGIAQAKAEIFSGLVKKGVAIINADDKFTDVLQKACTDFRCVSFGLSETYDFFATNIQINTDGEATFLLHTPCRKEMMIRLNLPGQHQVMNALAAVAAASQVGIELSFIKSGLEKAQPVPGRAIVSTTKIGVTLIDDSYNANPSSVAVALKLLAHYTGLRIFVMGDMGELGKNAVDYHRQIGELAKELNIDEVYTYGDLSKETAKAFGANGKHYSNHQKLILALKLRLQEKVTILIKGSRTAQMEKVARALMD encoded by the coding sequence ATGGTTAATTTAGTGAAATTATCGACAGTGGCTAACAGACTTCAGGGAAAGCTATTAGGTTCCGATGGCGATTATATCGGACTAAGTTTGGATTCGCGTTGCATTAAACCACATGAACTTTTTGTTGCTATACGCGGGGAGCAGTTTGATGGACATCATTTTATTGAACGAGTCAAACAAAGCGGCGCTGCAGCGGCTATTGTTGATCAGGTTATAGAGACTGATTTGCCTTTAGTACTCGTTCAGGATACACGAAAAGCCTTAGGTGAATTAGCTAAGCAACATCGTAGTCAATTTTCTATTCCAGTTATCGCCTTAACGGGTAGCTGTGGAAAAACCACTACCAAAGAAATGATCCGATCTATTTTGGCTGAAGTGGGTCCAGTATTAACTAATTTTAAAAATTTCAATAATGAGATTGGTTTACCCTTAACCTTGCTGAATTTAAATGCCGAACACCATTATGCTGTCATCGAAATGGGTGCTAATCATGCGGGAGAAATTGAGTATTTAACCCAGATTACCCAACCAAATGTTGCGTTGGTCACTAATATTGGACCGGCACATTTGCAAGGATTTGGATCGATGGCCGGTATTGCCCAAGCTAAAGCTGAGATTTTTTCTGGTTTAGTTAAGAAGGGTGTCGCTATTATTAATGCGGATGATAAGTTTACTGACGTATTACAAAAAGCCTGTACCGATTTTCGTTGTGTTAGTTTTGGTTTATCCGAGACCTATGATTTTTTTGCGACTAATATTCAAATAAATACGGACGGGGAAGCCACGTTTTTATTACATACTCCCTGCAGAAAAGAAATGATGATTCGCTTAAACTTACCTGGACAGCATCAGGTGATGAATGCCTTAGCGGCTGTGGCCGCGGCAAGTCAAGTGGGCATTGAATTATCGTTTATCAAATCAGGTTTAGAAAAAGCTCAGCCGGTACCAGGAAGAGCGATAGTGAGTACAACAAAAATAGGTGTGACACTCATAGATGATAGTTATAATGCCAATCCGAGCTCAGTCGCCGTGGCCTTGAAATTATTAGCCCATTACACAGGCCTACGAATTTTTGTTATGGGTGATATGGGTGAGTTAGGTAAAAATGCGGTGGACTATCATCGTCAAATCGGAGAATTAGCCAAAGAATTAAACATCGATGAGGTCTATACTTACGGTGATTTAAGTAAAGAAACGGCTAAGGCATTTGGTGCCAATGGAAAGCATTATTCCAATCATCAAAAATTAATTTTAGCTCTAAAATTGCGTTTGCAAGAGAAGGTGACCATTTTAATTAAAGGTTCGCGTACTGCGCAAATGGAAAAAGTAGCCCGTGCTTTAATGGATTAA
- the mraY gene encoding phospho-N-acetylmuramoyl-pentapeptide-transferase has protein sequence MLLWLTAFLSNYYRAFHVFQYLTLRAILATLTAFLISLLLAPKMIRTLSHRQIGQSIRDDGPQAHLSKAGTPTMGGALILIAIVMTTLLWANLNNHMIWIVLLGIVGFGLIGFADDYLKLMLKNSRGLIPRWKYLWQSLLGLTIGILLYMNAELPIETQLVVPFFKNLLIPLGIFYIPWVYMVIVGSSNAVNLTDGLDGLAIMPTVLVGSGLGIFAYLTGNITYAKYLAIPFVPGAGEMVVICGAIVGAGLGFLWFNTYPAQVFMGDVGALGLGAALGCIAVVVREEFVLLIMGGVFVLETISVILQVASFKLTGKRIFRMAPIHHHFELKGWPEPRIIVRFWIITFILVLFGLATLKLR, from the coding sequence ATGTTGTTATGGTTAACTGCATTTTTATCAAATTATTATCGTGCCTTTCATGTTTTTCAATATTTAACTTTAAGAGCTATTTTAGCGACTTTAACGGCCTTTCTTATTTCACTTTTATTAGCCCCTAAAATGATACGTACGTTAAGTCATCGGCAAATCGGCCAATCAATACGCGATGATGGACCACAAGCGCATTTAAGCAAAGCGGGTACGCCAACGATGGGGGGGGCTTTAATTTTAATTGCTATTGTGATGACGACTTTACTCTGGGCGAACCTTAATAATCATATGATTTGGATAGTGTTATTAGGCATAGTTGGATTTGGTTTGATAGGATTTGCGGATGATTATCTAAAACTGATGTTAAAAAATAGCAGAGGATTAATTCCTCGTTGGAAGTATTTATGGCAATCGCTGTTAGGCTTAACCATTGGCATACTGCTTTATATGAACGCGGAATTACCGATAGAAACGCAATTAGTGGTACCTTTTTTTAAAAATCTTTTGATTCCCTTGGGAATATTTTATATACCTTGGGTTTATATGGTTATTGTGGGTAGCAGCAATGCAGTGAATTTAACCGATGGATTAGATGGCTTAGCCATCATGCCAACCGTATTAGTGGGGAGTGGTTTAGGTATTTTTGCCTACCTCACCGGAAACATTACTTATGCCAAATACTTAGCGATTCCTTTTGTACCTGGCGCAGGTGAAATGGTGGTCATTTGTGGCGCGATTGTCGGTGCGGGCTTAGGTTTTTTATGGTTTAATACCTACCCTGCACAGGTATTTATGGGAGATGTGGGTGCTTTAGGTTTAGGCGCCGCGTTAGGTTGCATTGCTGTTGTGGTAAGAGAAGAGTTTGTATTACTTATCATGGGTGGTGTTTTTGTATTGGAAACGATTTCGGTTATATTACAAGTTGCTTCCTTTAAACTAACGGGGAAACGTATTTTTCGTATGGCGCCCATACACCATCACTTTGAGTTAAAGGGTTGGCCAGAACCGAGAATTATTGTAAGGTTTTGGATCATTACTTTTATATTGGTGTTATTTGGTTTAGCCACCTTGAAATTACGCTAA
- the hflD gene encoding high frequency lysogenization protein HflD yields MHNNEKKNVERSLALAGVFQSAALVRDLARTGKTEKLAFDTSIQSIYTIDVNTVEQVYGGTIDGLRLGLQELVNLLAYTKIKQDRELTRYLIGLIHLERKLLRSPETKTNLSRRIKHAISQANYFASSPQLIINSLADIYVTTLGSLPFRLHVVGQSKYLTHAETVSKIRAALLAGVRSAVLWRQLGGSRWQFFLMRHTLIGIGKKLLTRLNSK; encoded by the coding sequence ATGCACAATAACGAAAAAAAAAATGTCGAACGAAGTTTAGCTCTAGCGGGTGTTTTCCAATCGGCTGCTTTGGTTCGCGATCTGGCTAGGACTGGAAAAACAGAAAAGCTTGCGTTTGATACGAGTATTCAAAGTATTTACACCATTGACGTCAACACAGTGGAACAAGTCTATGGTGGTACGATTGATGGTTTACGCTTAGGTCTACAAGAGCTCGTTAATCTACTGGCTTATACTAAAATTAAGCAGGATCGCGAATTAACACGCTACTTGATTGGATTAATACACCTCGAGCGTAAACTCCTTCGTTCTCCAGAAACCAAAACAAATTTAAGTCGACGCATTAAGCATGCTATTTCCCAAGCTAACTATTTCGCATCCTCACCGCAGCTTATTATCAATAGTTTAGCCGATATCTATGTCACTACATTAGGTTCATTACCTTTTCGTTTGCATGTCGTCGGACAAAGCAAATACTTAACTCATGCTGAAACGGTCAGTAAGATTCGTGCTGCCCTATTAGCCGGAGTTCGATCAGCCGTATTATGGCGCCAATTAGGGGGTTCGCGTTGGCAGTTTTTCCTGATGCGCCATACCTTAATAGGGATAGGTAAAAAATTATTGACCCGCCTTAATTCAAAATAA